From the Kogia breviceps isolate mKogBre1 chromosome 10, mKogBre1 haplotype 1, whole genome shotgun sequence genome, the window CTCCCTTCTCAGTCCTCTGTGGTTCTGCCTTTCATCTCCTCCTGCCATCTGGTCCCACGGTCTCCCCCATCTCTCAGAGTCTCAGTCTCCCCCGCTCTCCATCTCTTTGGGGTCTCCCTGCCTTTTCCACCCCAAACTCTCCCTGGGCTCCTCTCAGGAGAGAGTAGCAGGTGACTGAGGTGGGTctgggaggggagaaagaaagtCCAGCCTCTCTGGCCCCTGCTAACCACTATTTCCTCCCCAGGGACCTTGGCCAAGAGCATTGGGACCCTCTCAGAGCCCTGCAAGGACCACACGAGTATCACCTCCCCCAGTGACCCCTGTCTCCTGGGGAAGGGGGGGTCCAGCAGCTTCAGTAGCCAAAGTGGCTCCAGCAGTTCCAGCAGTTCCCTTTCGAGTTCCAGTGGCTCCCGTGGTGGCTCCAGTGGCGGCTCCAATGGCTCCAGTGGTGGCTCCAGCGGATCCATTGCTACCCATGGTCGTTCTTCAGGATTTTCGTTACTTAAGCCAGGAATGGGGTACTCCCAGATAAGCTACCCCTCTGGACCTAGCTCTAGTCTACAGGGTGCATCTAGTTCCTCCCAGTCAGGAAGCATCAGATCCCAGTCTGGAGGAGGCTCGAGCTCTTCTGTTTCTCAAACCTCCTTGATGTTCAGCAGCAGTGGCCAGAAGGTCAACGCCAAGTTGCACCCCTGTAGTTCCAACATCCCTGACTCTCCCTGCAGTGGGGGACCCATCGTCTCGCACTCTGGCTCCGACATCTCCAGCTCCCATTCTGTGTCTGGGGGTAAAATGcctgtagtggtggtggtggagcaGCACGGCTCTGGTGGCCCCAGAGTGGGTCAAAGTGTCCCCTGTAGCAATGGTGGCCTTCTAGGCAAGACCTGCCCCCCCATCACCTCTGTAGACAAATATGGCAGCTATGAGGTGGTGGGTGGCTCCTCTGACGGTTACCTGGTCCCAGGCATGACCTACGTCAGGGGCAAAATCTACCCGGTGGGCCACTTTGTCAAAGAGCACCCCATCAAAGGCTCTCCAGGGGTTCCCTCCTTTGCAGCGGGGATCCCCATCTCTGAGGGCAAATACTTCTCCAGCAACCCCATCATCCCTAGCCACAGCTCTTCTAGTTCCAACATCTACCAGTCAGGAGCTTCCTCGGCTATTGTGCTCCAGCCGGTGGGCTCTGGTGGGGTCCTGCCCTATGGCGTTGGCTCTAAGGGCTCTAAGGAGCCCTGCTCCCTCTCCAGCTCTGGAGTCCACAGCAGCTCTAGGCTTTCCAGCAGTTCTGGTTCATCTTTCCAGCCCTGTGGTGGTGTTTCCCAGAGGCCCAGCTCCTCACCAGACACTGGCTCCTCCAGGGGCAGCTCCCAATCCCATGAAAATGAAATCATCCTTCAACCCTGTGGCAGCAAGTCCAGCTCTTCTGGTCACGCTTGCATCTCTGACTCCTCCTCAACATTGAGTAGGGGTCCAGCTGTCTCTTCCCAACATGACCCCACAGCTGGTGCCAAGCCCTGTGGCTTTGGCAGCTCTAAAACGATCCCCTGCCACTCCATCCGGGACTTCCTAACCCAAGTGAAGCCCCTGGGGCCCCAGCTAGCTGACCCTGAAGTTTTCCTACCCCCGGGAGAGTTACCTAACAGTCCATAAAGCAGATTTTGCCCGCACACAtgtgcaggcacacacacacacacacacacacacacacacacacacacaccaacgtACCATCTCCCAGGTGGGAGAAGTACAGCGGCCCAGCCATGGGGGTAGCTCAGTTTTCTTCCCCCTCCCAAGAGAGCTGCTCTACTTCCCCAATTGTCCCAATGTGGCAGACTCTCCCTTATCTGCTCTTCTTTCTTTACCTCCCCAAATCGTAGGCTCCAAATCCCTTTCCTCATTCTCTTCTACTGTTTAGATGCCCATTGTACTGCAGTGCCCTCCCTGCCAGATATCCTCTCCCTAGAATTTCCTCTGCCATTTCTTTGAGATGGCATAGTCCATTGGCTAACCCTACTCATTCAGATTCTTGACTGGGAACCCCCTGAAATGTCTTACAGTAACTCTGATGCCTGGACAAGCcatcccctccctgctcccctgccccccccTTTGCCAAATAAAGCACAATCCAAACAGTTATTTGAAAACAATGACCATTTTTCACTGATCTCATTTCACCGTCTGGTCAACCAGCATGATATACTGTTGGGTTCTCACACCCCCAACTCCACTCCCACCCTTCATTATAGAGCTCACCACACCTTCCTGAGTTCCCAACATTCCTCTTTGTCTTTCAAGGTCTCCATCTCAGTCCCCCTTCCTGGCTGCCACTTCCCTCAACGTTCAGAGGCTTGCCTGAAAAGTCTATTTTTCCCTGAAAAATAGACTTTTTGCCTTCTTGGAGTCCTGGGTCTCCTCTTGGGACCTGAGTGATGCTCTCCTATGCCTCTAAAGGTCCTGTGTCGCCCACTTTCATGCATAAATTGGCCTGGTATTTCTTACATCTTACAGCTCCTCCCACAAAGGAGgaaaatcataaatatttgttgcactgAAAGCAGGGGTTAGTTGGTCTCCCAGATCCTTCCCCTCACATCTCTTCTCTCTCATCGCCCCAGGAAATCCATTCTTGTTCCACTGGCCATTCACTCTGCAGTCCTCCCCTCTCCTTACATAGAGCCCTTATgatttcctcc encodes:
- the CDSN gene encoding corneodesmosin, whose amino-acid sequence is MGSSRASRIGRVGGRGMLALLLAGLLLQGTLAKSIGTLSEPCKDHTSITSPSDPCLLGKGGSSSFSSQSGSSSSSSSLSSSSGSRGGSSGGSNGSSGGSSGSIATHGRSSGFSLLKPGMGYSQISYPSGPSSSLQGASSSSQSGSIRSQSGGGSSSSVSQTSLMFSSSGQKVNAKLHPCSSNIPDSPCSGGPIVSHSGSDISSSHSVSGGKMPVVVVVEQHGSGGPRVGQSVPCSNGGLLGKTCPPITSVDKYGSYEVVGGSSDGYLVPGMTYVRGKIYPVGHFVKEHPIKGSPGVPSFAAGIPISEGKYFSSNPIIPSHSSSSSNIYQSGASSAIVLQPVGSGGVLPYGVGSKGSKEPCSLSSSGVHSSSRLSSSSGSSFQPCGGVSQRPSSSPDTGSSRGSSQSHENEIILQPCGSKSSSSGHACISDSSSTLSRGPAVSSQHDPTAGAKPCGFGSSKTIPCHSIRDFLTQVKPLGPQLADPEVFLPPGELPNSP